The following is a genomic window from Candidatus Thermoplasmatota archaeon.
TCGAGGGGAAAAAACCACAAGAAATCCAGAAAGCAATCGATGAAGGTGTTTACGACTCTAAATTCTCTTAAAACCACGTTCGAAGAACTGTCTGATTGATTTAAGCATACGATCACGCCTCACCCTCAAAGGGATTGTGCTGCCTTCACCCCACGTGTTTTTCTTTTCAATAAAAGAAAGAACAGAGTCTACGTTATTGTCTGTAGTATCTATTATCGTGTACCCATAGCCTGCATACAATGGGTCATGTGCGTCGCTGCCACCGGTTCCACCCAAGTTGTATTGTTTGGCTACCCTAGCTGTTTTGATGTTTGTTTTGGGCATACTACAGCCGTTGAAAACCTCCATAGCAGGAACCTTAGTGTATATTGTTTTTAGTTTTTCTTCCTTTATACCAGACATTTTCCTAAAAAGATGTGGAACAATTGGTATGCC
Proteins encoded in this region:
- a CDS encoding CehA/McbA family metallohydrolase → MLKLDLHIHSQYSEDASGSPKEIMDFLQKKGLDGMAITDHNSIKGSIEALKLKPKEFIIIPGIEISTLDGHILALNIKKEIQRELTVEETVEKILDEGGIPIVPHLFRKMSGIKEEKLKTIYTKVPAMEVFNGCSMPKTNIKTARVAKQYNLGGTGGSDAHDPLYAGYGYTIIDTTDNNVDSVLSFIEKKNTWGEGSTIPLRVRRDRMLKSIRQFFERGFKRI